A section of the Blastocatellia bacterium genome encodes:
- a CDS encoding PrsW family intramembrane metalloprotease, which yields MKLRLIIQSGSLTGQEFQLETGSLLLGRGTDCSLRFDPNKDAGVSTRHAVISLESDGFYITDQRSTNGTFINGSRVERALLQAGSLIQLGYQGPSLQVIIEQDNSKILPTLVQQPPILNPTVVDSPQNFFSPLAANNPVFSPTNQNRMPPNNTPLANPGFSVPINPPINPPNPQMNFPVNPNPSMNSPVYGQYGQNPASPLANGTALLKQSFSNIGVYNPEKEKNSTKTISIIASLGVMAVLMLVVGVIMLSSIGLAGSIVGTILAFTPAPFYLLLFLWLDRYDPEPAWALGGAFAWGALVAVIISFFVNTIFGAVIGGSLGDILGTVVSAPVIEEATKGLGVLLISIFLRKEFDDILDGIVYAGVVALGFATVENVLYYGREFASAGVGPGLVVILFLRGVLSPFAHALFTSMTGIGCGIARETHNKTLKIVMPLAGYIGAVILMLFGMVLQLRQV from the coding sequence ATGAAATTACGGCTAATAATTCAAAGTGGCTCATTAACAGGTCAAGAATTTCAATTAGAAACAGGCTCTTTATTATTAGGTAGAGGAACAGATTGTTCACTACGATTTGATCCAAACAAAGATGCTGGTGTATCAACAAGGCATGCTGTTATTAGCTTAGAGTCAGATGGTTTTTATATAACAGATCAAAGAAGCACTAATGGCACATTTATTAATGGAAGTCGTGTTGAAAGAGCTTTATTGCAAGCTGGCAGTTTAATCCAACTTGGTTATCAAGGGCCAAGTCTTCAAGTTATTATTGAGCAAGATAACTCAAAGATATTGCCTACTTTAGTACAACAACCACCAATATTAAATCCAACTGTAGTTGATAGCCCACAAAATTTCTTTTCCCCTCTTGCTGCTAATAATCCTGTTTTTTCTCCTACTAACCAAAATAGGATGCCTCCAAATAATACACCACTAGCAAATCCTGGGTTTTCAGTGCCAATAAATCCTCCAATAAATCCTCCAAACCCACAAATGAATTTTCCAGTAAATCCAAACCCTTCTATGAATAGCCCTGTTTATGGGCAGTATGGGCAAAATCCTGCTAGTCCTTTAGCAAATGGTACGGCTTTACTTAAACAATCCTTTAGCAATATAGGTGTTTATAACCCAGAAAAAGAAAAGAATAGCACTAAAACTATTAGTATAATTGCTAGTTTAGGTGTTATGGCAGTATTAATGCTAGTGGTTGGTGTGATAATGCTAAGTTCTATTGGGTTGGCTGGATCAATAGTTGGCACAATTTTAGCCTTTACTCCTGCTCCTTTTTATTTACTTTTATTTCTTTGGCTAGACCGTTATGATCCAGAACCGGCTTGGGCCCTAGGTGGGGCATTTGCCTGGGGTGCTTTGGTAGCTGTAATAATATCTTTTTTTGTTAACACAATTTTTGGTGCTGTAATAGGTGGATCTTTAGGTGATATATTAGGAACTGTTGTTTCTGCTCCAGTGATTGAAGAAGCAACAAAAGGACTAGGCGTTTTACTTATTTCTATATTTTTACGCAAGGAATTTGATGATATTTTAGATGGTATTGTTTATGCAGGAGTAGTAGCACTAGGATTTGCTACGGTAGAAAACGTGCTTTATTATGGTAGAGAGTTTGCTTCTGCTGGTGTTGGCCCGGGATTAGTTGTTATTCTTTTCCTTAGAGGTGTTTTATCACCATTTGCCCATGCTTTATTTACC